A window of Pseudomonadota bacterium genomic DNA:
CTTTGCCGCAAGGTTGACCCACAGCTGGATCATCTCGAACGGGCCGCCGGTCTTCCGGAAATCCGGGCCGTGGAATTCCTCGTGCACGATGCCTGAACCCGCTGTCATCCACTGGACGTCGCCCGGGCCAATGACGCCCCCGGCGCCGGATGAATCCCGGTGTTCCACCTGGCCGTCATAGACAAGGGTTACGGTCTCGAAACCCCGGTGGGGGTGCGCCCCGACGCCCCGGCGTTCTGAAGATGACGGGGGAAACTGCGCCGGGCCCGCATAGTCCAGCAGCAGGAAAGGGGACAGCTCCCCGGCAAGAGTGTTGTACGAAAAGATGCTGCGCACCGGAAAGCCGTCGCCCACCCAGTGCTGTGGGTGGTTCCGGTGAATCAGCAAAACCTTTTTCATGGTCATGGCGCACCTCCTGACTGGCAGGATAGCAGCAAAGTGTCACCAGACCCTGAATTACTTTCGGACAGGCAGGATATAATGCCTGCGTACCTTTTGGGGAGGATCCTGTGAATATTGTTCCTGCATGGGCCAGACGGCTGTGGACGGGCATGAAGGTTCAGGCCTTCACAAAAATGGTTATTACAGGAGAAACAGTTATTGCGGAAACGGGAGAAATGGTTACTGCGGGAGATGAATCATGGGCCCTCAGGATTCTCCGACGCATTCCGGCAGAAGCTGTGGCAGGTCTTCTCGGGGAGCAAAAATTCTCCGGAAATCCGGAATGGCGGCGATTTTGGAACTCTTGGATCGGGCGGGCGTATCAGTTCCATGAAGAACGCATGCAAATCCAGTCCGTGGTCCAGAAAATTCTGGAGTCAGGAAATCTGGCGGCGATCAGTTTTCTGAAAAGCCATCCGGAATTTTCCCGGATCAGCCAGGATATCCTGATGTTTGCCCTGGGAGTTGAAAGGGCTTCTGAGGAAGCCTTGGACAGTCTGTTGCAGGGCACGGATGAAACGGGTCGCAGCATCATCTATGGCAGGTACCGGGCTGAATTGCAGAATCGCCAGTGGAATCCTGATTCATTCTGGACCCGCCGGTTCTCCTCCTGGGCTCCCGGACACCCGGCTTTCCGGGATCTGGCGCGGAAAAATCTGCTCAAGGCTTCGGCCGATCCGGCAGAAGTTCGCGAAGCCTTGGAAAAGGACCGATCGCTGCTGACGCGGGACGATTTGTACCGGGCCGCGTTTGAGGCGGAAAAGGCTGCTGCACTGGCAACCCGGAATGACGTGCGGGAAAATACGCGGGAGTTCATCGGCCTTCTGCTGAAGGCCATGGGACAGGACAGCTGGATATATTACGAAGCACAGCGTTCCACCTTCCTGAAGGCCGAAATCGAATCCTGCGGCAAGGCGCCTCACTGTATCGACGAACTCACCGGACTTGTCAGGCTTGCCCTCATCGCCGGCGATGTGCCGAATGTCGATCTTGCCATGCGGCAGCCTGCTGCAGCTCGCGTGAAGGGCTCGGAGGTAGCAGGACTTGTGGCCCAGGCCTTTATCCAGAAGGCTCCTGATGTGGCCCCCCTGATCATGGGGCAGTACCTCAGGGGGGCCAGTGACGGAAGGATCTGTAATCTTCTGGAGCAGCTCCAGAAAAACTGCCATCTTCCCGGTGCGCCCGGCTGGCCCTGGATCGGGGAGCAGCTGGCAACCCTGGAACCAGGGCAGATGGATGATCTTCTGGCTGTTGCACGGCTCAGTGAAGACTGGCCCCTGGTGGCGAACATGGTCAGATCCTGCGGGGCCCGGATGTCTGAAGCGGCTTTGGGCTATACCATGGCTCTGGTTGTCGGAACAGGCGATATACCCAGCACACTGGGAATTATAGAAGTGCTGAACAATGTTGCTCCGGAAGCCGCTGCGAAGGCCTGGAAGGCAGCCCGGAATAATGGCAATGAACGGTGCAGGGAGGTTTACACCCGGGCTCTCGCGGAAAAATTCGGCCCGGTTATCCGGGACGCCATAACGGCGGAACAGGCAGAGATTCAGCGTTTACTGGTTCTGGAAACAGACCTGGTTATGCGCCTGCACGGCAGCGTGGAAAGAATCCAGGATGGAAAACCTGCCCTGGTTCCCAAACCCTGAGCCGGCGCAGGGTCAGCCCAGTTTTTTCTTCAGCAGGTCGTTGACCAGCGCCGGGTTGGCCTTGCCACCGCTCTGTTTCATGGCCTGTCCCACGAAAAAGCCGAACAGCTTGTCCTTGCCGGCCCTGTATTCGGCAACCTTGTCCGGGTTGGCGGCCAGAACGCTGTCGATCACGGCTTCGATCGCACCGGTGTCCGTGACCTGGCGCAGGCCTTTGGCCTCCACAATCGCGGCGGCAGGCTGGCCCGTCTCGAACATGTCCACAAAGACTTCCTTGGCGATGCGGCCTGAAATGGTGTTGTCCGAGATCAGGTCGACCAGGCCGCCCAGGGCGTCTGCGCTGACGGGACTGTCCTGCAGGTCCTTGCCGGCCTTGTTGAGGGCGCCGAACAGGTCGCCCATCACCCAGTTGGCGGCCAGTTTGGCATCGCGTCCCTTCGCCACGGCTTCAAAAAAGTCTGCCTTGATCCGCTCGGCCACCAGAACGCCCGCGTCATAGGCGGACAGGCCGTAGTCCTTCATGAACCGGGCTTTTTTCTCATCGGGCAGTTCAGGCAGCGTGGCCTTGATTTTGTCCACCCAGCCCTGCTCCAGCACCAGGGGCAGCAGGTCCGGATCGGGGAAATAGCGATAGTCATGCGCCTCTTCCTTGCTGCGCATGGAGCGGGTAATGCCCTTGCCGGGATCCCACAGGCGGGTTTCCTGACGGATCGTGCTGCCATCTTCCAGAAGGTCGATCTGGCGGCGGGATTCATGCTCGATGGCCTGCTGGACATAGCGGATCGAGTTGACGTTCTTGATCTCGCACCGGGTGCCCAGCGGCGCGCCGGGCTTTCGCACCGACACGTTCACGTCACAGCGCATGGAACCTTCGTCCATGTTGCCGTCGCAGGTGCCCAGATAGCGCAGGATGGCCCGCAGCTTGCGCAGGTAAGCGCCGGCCTCTTCCGGGGTGCGCATGTCCGGCTCTGACACGATTTCCATCAGCGCCACGCCGGCGCGGTTCAGGTCCACCAGCGTTTTTGTCGGGTGCTGGTCATGGATGCTTTTGCCCGCATCTTGCTCCAGATGCAGGCGGGTGATGCCCACCGTGCGGCTGGAGCCGTCGGGCATGTCCAGCACGATTTCCCCGCGGCCCACGATGGGCTGGCTGAACTGGCTGATCTGGTAGCCGGCGGGCAGATCGGCATAGAAATAGTTCTTGCGGTCAAAGACCGAGCGCAGGTTGATCCGCGCCTGCAGGCCAAGGCCTGTGCGCACGGCCTGTTCCACGCAGTATTCATTGATGACGGGCAGCATGCCGGGAAAGGCCGCATCCACCAGGCTGACCTGGGCGTTGGGTTCGGCGCCAAAGGCTGTGGCCGCGCCGGAAAAAAGCTTGGACTGTGAGACAACCTGGGCGTGGACCTCCAGCCCGATCACCATTTCCCAGTTACCGGTCTTTCCCTGAAGCAGAGCCGTCATTGTCCCGGTGTGCCCTTGCTGTCTGCTGCAGGCGGGGCTGAGCTTCCCGCATTCCTGAACTGCAGGACATGTTT
This region includes:
- a CDS encoding pirin family protein; the protein is MKKVLLIHRNHPQHWVGDGFPVRSIFSYNTLAGELSPFLLLDYAGPAQFPPSSSERRGVGAHPHRGFETVTLVYDGQVEHRDSSGAGGVIGPGDVQWMTAGSGIVHEEFHGPDFRKTGGPFEMIQLWVNLAAKDKKAPPGYQNITRGSIPVVNLPDNAGQVRVIAGDYNGTRGPARTFSPLNVWDVRLKAGGRASFHVKDGETMALFVLKGHIRTGTGETAGEAELVLFERTGEDFLVEARE
- the gatB gene encoding Asp-tRNA(Asn)/Glu-tRNA(Gln) amidotransferase subunit GatB, yielding MTALLQGKTGNWEMVIGLEVHAQVVSQSKLFSGAATAFGAEPNAQVSLVDAAFPGMLPVINEYCVEQAVRTGLGLQARINLRSVFDRKNYFYADLPAGYQISQFSQPIVGRGEIVLDMPDGSSRTVGITRLHLEQDAGKSIHDQHPTKTLVDLNRAGVALMEIVSEPDMRTPEEAGAYLRKLRAILRYLGTCDGNMDEGSMRCDVNVSVRKPGAPLGTRCEIKNVNSIRYVQQAIEHESRRQIDLLEDGSTIRQETRLWDPGKGITRSMRSKEEAHDYRYFPDPDLLPLVLEQGWVDKIKATLPELPDEKKARFMKDYGLSAYDAGVLVAERIKADFFEAVAKGRDAKLAANWVMGDLFGALNKAGKDLQDSPVSADALGGLVDLISDNTISGRIAKEVFVDMFETGQPAAAIVEAKGLRQVTDTGAIEAVIDSVLAANPDKVAEYRAGKDKLFGFFVGQAMKQSGGKANPALVNDLLKKKLG